A stretch of DNA from Thiothrix subterranea:
CATGGAAGAATTCAAGCAACATTACCGTAGCTTGGATGCGCTGCTGATTGACGACATCCAATTCTTTGCGGGCAAAGATCGCTCGATGGAAGAGTTTTTCCATACCTTCAATGCGCTGCTGGAAGGGCAGAAACGCATTATTCTCGCCAGCGACAAATTTCCCCGCGATCTCGAAGGCATTGAAGACCGTTTAAAGACGCGCTTCAATTGGGGTTTAACCGTACAAATCGAATCCCCCGATCTCGAAACCCGTGTGGCAATTTTGCGCAAGAAAGCCGAGGATGCGGGCTTACGCCTGCCCAATGACGTGAGTTTTTTCATCGGCAAGCGCTTCCACTCCAATATCCGCGATTTGGAAGGAGCATTGCAACGGGTCATTGCCAGTATGCGCTTAAAGTGCACCACACAAGTGACCTTGGATTTTGTGCAAAATGCCCTGCGCGATCAATTAGCCAGCCAAGACAAAATGGTGTCCATGGGGAACATCAAAAAAATCGTGGCGCAATACTACAACATTCGGGTAACGGACCTAGATGCGAAAAGCCGCAACCGCTCAGTCGCACGCCCACGGCAAATGGCGATGGCACTTTCCAAAGAACTGACTAACCACAGCTTGCCCGAAATTGGCGACGAATTCGGTGGTCGTGATCACACCACCGTGATGCACGCTTGCCGCAAAGTCGTCGAGTTGCGTGAGTCAACGCCTAAGCTGGAGGAGGACTATCGCATCCTGTTTCGCACGTTAACAAGCTGAGGATAACTACCCTGATAAGTTTGTGGGTAAACTGTGGATAACTTTTCCCGTAAAGTTACGCACAACTTATCCACAGGCAAATGGCCTACTTACTCACAAGTTATTAAGCTGTGGATAAGTGAAAATTCACCCTAAGTAATCAAAAGGTTAAGAAAACTATGCACAGGTTCCCTCTTGCCTTACTATTATTACTATTCTTTAAATACATTTAAGATATATTAAGTAATGAGACTAACCCAAACCCGTGAACACCTACTCGAATCCTTGCAAGCCACCTTGGGGGCAATCGAGAAACGTCATACCGCGCCCATTCTGGAAAACGTGTTACTGCGCATTCAGGGCAATCAGTCCTTCTGGCGTGGCACTGACTTGGAACTGGAAATTGCCACTCACGCACCCATCATGGATGGCGCTGACGGCGAAATCACCATTCCTGCCCGCAAATTGGCGGACATTTGCAAATCGCTTCCCCCCGAAAGCATTGTGAATATCGAAGTCCAAGCCGATAAACGCGCCCGCGTCAGCGCTGGACGCAGCCGTTTTGAACTCGCTACCCTACCTGCCAGCGAATTCCCAGAACTGGAAGACATCGGTGATGTGCATACATTGGAATTGCCAGAAAACACGCTGAAGCATTTGTTAGAAGCGTCGTCATTCGCCATGGCTAATCAAGACGTGCGCTATTACCTCAACGGTTTGCTGTTGGAAGTAAATCCTGATGGGGTACGTACCGTAGCAACCGATGGACATCGCTTAGCATTGTGTTTCCATACAGCAGATATGCCCGGTGTGGAGCAAAGCCGTCAGTTGATTATACCTCGCAAAGGCGTATTGGAACTGTCACGTTTATTACGCAATGACTGCCAAGTACCGGTACAAGTACAGAGCAGCCAGAACCACCTACGGGTGCAACTGGATAATTTACGCTTCACCACCAAGCTGGTAGACGGGCGTTACCCCGATTACCGCGCAGCCGTTCCGGGTGGTGGTCAGATTCAAGTGGATTTGGATCGCAAAGCTTTCAAGGATATGTTGAATCGGGTTGCCATTCTCTCCAACGAGAAGTTCCGAGGTGTACGCCTGTCGTTGAGCGAAAACAGCTTAAAGGTCGAAGCCAATAACCCTGAGCAAGAAATTGCTACCGACGAATTGGACGTGCATTACACCGGTAAAGATTTCAGCATTGGCTTTAACGTCACTTATCTGTTGGATGCAGTCAACCATTTGGAGGGGCAAACCCTACGAATGCACTGCAATGCCCCCGAAAGCAGCGTGTTACTCACCGACCCCGACGATGACACGGTACGTAATGTTATCATGCCGATCCGTTTGTAAGTGCGAGAACCATTAGGGTGTGGATAAGTCGTCTCAACGTCCAACATTGCCGAGTTATCCACAGCTCCACACTAGCATTAAGCGAACACGCGAATGTGTTGTATGGGGATAACGCTTCCGGCAAGTCGAGTTTGCTGGAAGCCCTCGCGGTACTATCGCGTGGACGTTCATTTCGTACCCCGCGGATTGCGGAAATCATTACCCGTGGGGAAAACGAACTCACCGTGGCTGCCAGCGTGGAACAGGGAATAATTCTGCAAAGTTATCCACTGGGCATTACCAAAAGTGCCACCGATACACGCATTCGCATCAACCACGCCGATGTGCAACAGCAAGCCGAACTCAGTAGCCATGTTCCGCTCACCCTGATTCACCCCGGTTCGGTGGAGTTACTCACAGGTAGCCCCACCGCACGCCGCGCTTTTTTGGATTGGATAGCGTTTTATCGCTTTGCTGAATTCAATCGGGCATGGCGGGACTACCAACGGGTGTTAAAGCAACGCAATGCCTGCCTACGCGACCCGAAGCAACGTCAAGCGCTGCCACAGTGGACACGGCAATTAATCGCCTTACAACCGATTCTGTGGCGTTACAGGGTGGATGCGTTAGCAGCGCTACAAACCGCGTTGCAAGATTGTGCGGAGTTACTCACAGCAGTAAGTTATCCACAGCTAGTGCTCAGTAGTGGCTTTCCTGCGGGAATTAATCCACAGGATGAGCAGCAAATAGCTCAATTTTTAAGCGAAAAAACCGAACAAGAATGCAAACAAGGTTTCACCTTGTACGGCGCACACCGTGCTGACTTACACATTTTGCTGGACGGTGTTCCCGCCCTACGCATTGCCTCGCGCGGGCAGCTTAAAGTACTCGCGGTGGCTTTATTGTTAGCGCAAAGTCATGCCATTGCGGATAACGCGACAAAACGCGGTATAATCGCCATCGACGACTTGGCATCAGAACTGGATGAGCAAAACCAGCAAGCGTTGTACAATACCCTGCGCACGACGCAGCAACAATTAATCATAACCGGCACACACCACCAACCCTTGAAGAATTGGGTGGCAGACGCGCAAGTGTTTCAAGTGAAACACGGGCAAGTATTTGCCGCAAACTGATCACCCCATGACCGTAACAATGGAAATAACATGACTGAACCAACACCTGCTGTACCCACCTACGATTCCTCGAACATCAAAGTACTCAAAGGCTTGGAAGCGGTGCGCAAACGCCCCGGTATGTATATCGGTGACACCGATGACGGCACGGGTTTGCACCACATGGTCTTCGAGGTTGTGGATAACTCTATCGACGAAGCGCTTGCAGGTTATTGCAAAGAAGTCAAAGTCGAAATTTTCAGTGATGGCTCGGTGCGCGTGTCGGATGACGGTCGCGGCATTCCAGTGGATATGCACGAAGAGGAAGGTCGTTCTGCCGCTGAAGTCATTATGACCGTGTTACACGCAGGCGGTAAGTTTGACGATAACTCCTACAAAGTGTCGGGCGGTTTGCACGGGGTGGGTATTTCGGTGGTGAATGCGTTGTCTTCCGACTTGGAATTGACGGTGCGCCGCAACGGTAAATTGCATCAGCAAATGTATAAATTGGGCGATCCTGTTGCACCATTGGCGATTATTGGCGACACCGAGGGCACGGGTACATCGGTGCGCTTTTGGCCGAGTGCGGAGATTTTTGCACTGACTGAATTTCATTACGACATCCTCGCGAAACGTTTGCGGGAATTATCGTTTTTGAATTCTGGGGTGCGCATTCACCTGATCGACCGTCGCGGCGAAGGGCGTGAAGACGTATTTGAATACGAGGGCGGCATTAAAGCCTTCGTCGCGCATCTCAACCGCAACAAATCACCCATCCACAATAATATCATTTACTTCACCACCGAACGCGATGGCGTGGGCGTGGAAG
This window harbors:
- the recF gene encoding DNA replication/repair protein RecF (All proteins in this family for which functions are known are DNA-binding proteins that assist the filamentation of RecA onto DNA for the initiation of recombination or recombinational repair.), which gives rise to MWISRLNVQHCRVIHSSTLALSEHANVLYGDNASGKSSLLEALAVLSRGRSFRTPRIAEIITRGENELTVAASVEQGIILQSYPLGITKSATDTRIRINHADVQQQAELSSHVPLTLIHPGSVELLTGSPTARRAFLDWIAFYRFAEFNRAWRDYQRVLKQRNACLRDPKQRQALPQWTRQLIALQPILWRYRVDALAALQTALQDCAELLTAVSYPQLVLSSGFPAGINPQDEQQIAQFLSEKTEQECKQGFTLYGAHRADLHILLDGVPALRIASRGQLKVLAVALLLAQSHAIADNATKRGIIAIDDLASELDEQNQQALYNTLRTTQQQLIITGTHHQPLKNWVADAQVFQVKHGQVFAAN
- the dnaN gene encoding DNA polymerase III subunit beta; translated protein: MRLTQTREHLLESLQATLGAIEKRHTAPILENVLLRIQGNQSFWRGTDLELEIATHAPIMDGADGEITIPARKLADICKSLPPESIVNIEVQADKRARVSAGRSRFELATLPASEFPELEDIGDVHTLELPENTLKHLLEASSFAMANQDVRYYLNGLLLEVNPDGVRTVATDGHRLALCFHTADMPGVEQSRQLIIPRKGVLELSRLLRNDCQVPVQVQSSQNHLRVQLDNLRFTTKLVDGRYPDYRAAVPGGGQIQVDLDRKAFKDMLNRVAILSNEKFRGVRLSLSENSLKVEANNPEQEIATDELDVHYTGKDFSIGFNVTYLLDAVNHLEGQTLRMHCNAPESSVLLTDPDDDTVRNVIMPIRL
- the dnaA gene encoding chromosomal replication initiator protein DnaA, yielding MLWQQCLQQLEQEVPNSEINTWLRALHAIEKRQALYLLAPNTIVLQQVHEHYLPRIAFHARILTGDNEFDVLLQIGSSVPTPPLREEPPPPFPSPQLSKPPEDVPNRERGWNSQQPAPVSERFANSLNPRMTFANFVEGKSNQLACATSQQVGDHADTGYNPLFIYGGVGLGKTHLMHAIGNRILECDPGARVIYVYAERFVNDMISAIRNSRMEEFKQHYRSLDALLIDDIQFFAGKDRSMEEFFHTFNALLEGQKRIILASDKFPRDLEGIEDRLKTRFNWGLTVQIESPDLETRVAILRKKAEDAGLRLPNDVSFFIGKRFHSNIRDLEGALQRVIASMRLKCTTQVTLDFVQNALRDQLASQDKMVSMGNIKKIVAQYYNIRVTDLDAKSRNRSVARPRQMAMALSKELTNHSLPEIGDEFGGRDHTTVMHACRKVVELRESTPKLEEDYRILFRTLTS